The following proteins are co-located in the Pseudomonas fluorescens genome:
- a CDS encoding tetratricopeptide repeat protein produces the protein MTKNFLLASTLLLAACSSKPATDSDKSLQLANDLSKRGDYASAAALYERATQQPGAGIDVWLKLGQARLDAKDALGAERAYQQALGLDAHNADALLGLGTAQLQLGKTQRAVTALGQAADINHLPVAYTRLGIAQVLNGQATAAQTAFAKSLSLQPDDLDNRCNLALAYALGGQSQQALDTIAPVTQSPRALPRHQRNELLVMVLAGYEQKVAGLPLDDIPAAERGRLVIEAKRIKAISDPVAQARELGLVDPR, from the coding sequence GGCTGCCTGTTCCAGCAAACCTGCGACCGATTCCGACAAGTCCCTGCAACTGGCCAATGACCTGAGCAAGCGCGGCGACTATGCCAGCGCCGCTGCGTTGTACGAGCGCGCCACCCAGCAACCGGGAGCCGGTATCGACGTGTGGCTCAAGCTCGGCCAGGCCAGGCTTGACGCCAAGGACGCACTCGGCGCCGAGCGCGCTTACCAGCAAGCGCTGGGCCTGGACGCCCACAACGCCGACGCCCTGCTCGGTCTCGGCACTGCGCAGTTGCAGTTGGGCAAAACCCAACGCGCCGTGACTGCGTTGGGCCAGGCTGCCGACATCAACCACCTGCCCGTCGCCTACACGCGCCTGGGCATCGCCCAGGTCCTGAATGGCCAGGCCACGGCGGCACAAACCGCTTTCGCGAAAAGCCTCAGCCTGCAACCCGACGACCTCGACAACCGCTGCAACCTGGCCCTGGCCTACGCCCTCGGCGGGCAGTCGCAACAGGCGCTGGACACCATCGCCCCCGTCACCCAGTCGCCCCGCGCCCTGCCCCGGCATCAGCGCAATGAGCTGCTGGTGATGGTGCTGGCGGGGTATGAGCAAAAGGTTGCCGGACTGCCGTTGGACGATATTCCCGCCGCCGAGCGCGGGCGATTGGTGATCGAAGCCAAGCGCATCAAAGCGATCAGTGATCCGGTGGCGCAGGCCAGGGAACTGGGGCTGGTTGACCCGCGCTGA
- a CDS encoding type II and III secretion system protein family protein gives MMRFFVLLLALISCASQAQEIANGAGGSINLASGEGRILHFAAPVDSVLVAEPNVADLQVVSPGTLYIFGKAPGNTSLIALGNDGKQLASLTLSVSSGTQAVTTPMQALHPGNGARITGAGNRLIANGTLGSVAEATDLNALLNPQGQGFQSAINTTEYAGAAQVNLRVRFAEVSRSELLHYGVNWNAMFNNGTFSFGLITGGPLAAATAGGLATAGSGSGNVNIDGMLDALQANGILQILAEPNITAMTGQTASFLAGGEVAIPVPVNRDLVGIEYKSFGVSLLFNPTLLPNGRIALQVRPEVSSVVSGGTVDFGNFHVPSFSVRRADTRVEVGSGQTFAIAGLFQRQSSQDIEKLPLLGDLPILGNLFRSKRFQRNETELVILITPYLVEPVRGRTLATPLDAQPATAAATGPRSGGAFGFYMN, from the coding sequence ATGATGCGTTTTTTTGTGTTGTTGCTCGCTTTGATCTCGTGTGCCAGCCAGGCCCAAGAGATTGCCAATGGCGCCGGTGGCTCGATCAACCTGGCGTCCGGTGAGGGGCGGATTTTGCACTTTGCCGCGCCGGTGGATTCGGTACTGGTGGCCGAGCCGAATGTGGCCGACCTGCAAGTGGTGTCGCCCGGTACGCTCTACATCTTCGGCAAGGCGCCGGGCAATACCAGCCTGATCGCCCTCGGCAACGACGGCAAACAGTTGGCCAGCCTGACCTTGTCCGTCAGCAGCGGCACCCAGGCGGTGACCACGCCGATGCAGGCGTTGCACCCCGGCAACGGCGCGCGCATTACCGGCGCCGGCAACCGCCTGATCGCCAACGGCACGCTTGGTTCGGTGGCCGAAGCGACTGACCTGAACGCGCTGCTCAACCCGCAGGGCCAAGGTTTTCAGAGTGCGATCAACACCACCGAATACGCCGGCGCAGCCCAAGTGAACCTGCGTGTGCGCTTTGCCGAAGTGTCCCGTTCCGAACTGCTGCACTACGGCGTGAACTGGAACGCGATGTTCAATAACGGCACGTTTTCCTTCGGCCTGATCACCGGGGGGCCGTTGGCGGCGGCGACTGCCGGGGGCCTGGCGACGGCAGGCAGCGGCTCGGGCAATGTGAATATCGACGGCATGCTTGATGCGCTGCAGGCCAACGGCATTTTGCAGATCCTCGCCGAACCCAACATCACTGCCATGACCGGCCAGACCGCCAGCTTCCTCGCCGGTGGTGAAGTGGCGATCCCGGTGCCGGTCAACCGCGACCTGGTGGGCATCGAGTACAAGTCATTCGGCGTGTCGCTGCTGTTCAACCCGACCTTGCTGCCCAACGGTCGTATCGCCCTGCAAGTGCGCCCGGAAGTCAGCAGTGTGGTCAGCGGCGGCACCGTGGATTTCGGCAACTTCCATGTGCCGTCCTTCAGCGTGCGCCGTGCCGATACGCGCGTGGAAGTCGGCAGCGGGCAGACCTTTGCGATTGCCGGGCTGTTCCAGCGTCAAAGCAGCCAGGACATCGAGAAACTGCCGCTGTTGGGCGACTTGCCGATCCTCGGCAACCTGTTCCGCTCCAAGCGCTTTCAGCGCAATGAAACCGAGTTGGTGATCCTGATTACTCCCTACCTGGTGGAGCCGGTGCGCGGTCGCACGCTCGCCACGCCCCTGGACGCACAACCGGCTACTGCAGCGGCCACCGGACCGCGCAGCGGCGGGGCGTTCGGTTTCTACATGAATTGA
- the sctV gene encoding type III secretion system export apparatus subunit SctV: MSALNRLNNLARMAAQRTDVIIVAFMLMAIVMMIIPLPTYLVDMLIGLNIALSILILIVAFYIGHSVEFSALPPLILLSTLFRLSLSITTTRLILLHGDAGHIVKAFGDFVIAGQVVVGMVVFLIITVAQFVVITKGAERVAEVAARFTLDAMPGKQMSIDNDLRNGDIDQAEARRRRSRLERESQMFGAMDGAMKFVKGDAIAGLVILAVNLLGGMLIGMIERDMPFGVAVHTYSLLTVGDGLIAQIPALLISVAAGTVVTRVNSDGEAGDLGSEIIKQLGASYRALGLTALIMIGVSLLPGFPTWVFLGLSAAFGGAAFVMYRRHTRQPQGELETLVETPEPLVEAQAELDDNLLPETRVLLTLGSGVSQSAPRQLLRQRVEALCHELRTDLGVDVPVPGIYMEAKATPGSYRVSLEGVPVSEGELPINCLLLQDDPVHVQLLDIATVLADSPLNGRSAHWIERQHEETLRNAGIGFLLPDEVLRGLLERSLRRYAADFLGIQETRLLLERTEATYGELVKEALRLVPLQRVAETLRLLVGEGVSIRNQRALLEAMVEWGARETDAGRLAEHLRAALARQISHHYADRNRVIGALVLAPGLEDQLRASLRRQEAQRELIPEDLSRALLAQLRQACDSTREVNSAVLLVHPELRRSLRRLVLRGELELAVLSFRELATEYNLQALVTISLTDISNRRAPATASVTSLASAS; this comes from the coding sequence ATGAGTGCACTCAACCGCCTGAATAACCTGGCGCGTATGGCCGCGCAGCGCACCGACGTGATCATCGTCGCGTTCATGCTGATGGCGATTGTGATGATGATCATCCCGCTGCCCACCTACCTGGTGGACATGCTGATCGGCCTCAACATTGCCTTGAGCATCCTGATTCTCATCGTCGCCTTCTACATCGGCCACTCTGTGGAGTTCTCCGCGCTGCCGCCGCTGATCCTGCTCAGCACGCTGTTTCGCTTGTCGTTGTCCATCACCACCACGCGCTTGATCCTGCTGCACGGCGATGCCGGGCATATCGTCAAGGCCTTCGGTGACTTTGTGATCGCCGGCCAGGTGGTGGTCGGTATGGTGGTGTTCCTGATCATTACCGTGGCGCAGTTCGTGGTCATCACCAAGGGCGCCGAGCGTGTGGCGGAAGTGGCCGCGCGTTTCACCCTGGATGCCATGCCCGGCAAACAGATGAGCATCGACAACGACCTGCGCAATGGCGATATCGACCAGGCCGAAGCCCGCCGCCGGCGCTCGCGCCTGGAGCGTGAAAGCCAGATGTTCGGCGCAATGGACGGCGCGATGAAGTTCGTCAAGGGCGATGCCATCGCCGGCCTGGTGATTCTCGCGGTCAACCTGCTGGGTGGCATGCTGATCGGCATGATCGAACGCGACATGCCCTTCGGCGTGGCGGTGCACACCTATTCGCTGCTGACAGTGGGCGACGGCCTGATCGCACAGATTCCGGCGCTGTTGATTTCCGTGGCGGCAGGCACCGTGGTCACCCGCGTCAACAGCGACGGTGAAGCCGGTGACTTGGGCAGCGAGATCATCAAGCAACTGGGTGCCAGCTATCGTGCACTGGGCCTGACCGCGTTGATCATGATTGGCGTCAGCCTGTTGCCGGGCTTCCCCACCTGGGTGTTTCTCGGGTTGTCCGCAGCCTTTGGCGGTGCGGCGTTCGTGATGTATCGCCGGCATACCCGCCAGCCCCAAGGCGAGTTGGAAACGTTGGTCGAGACGCCGGAACCGCTGGTCGAAGCCCAGGCCGAACTGGATGACAACCTGCTCCCCGAGACCCGCGTGCTGCTGACCCTCGGCAGTGGCGTGTCCCAGAGCGCGCCTCGCCAGTTGCTGCGCCAGCGCGTCGAAGCGCTGTGCCACGAGCTGCGCACCGACCTCGGCGTGGACGTGCCGGTGCCGGGCATCTACATGGAGGCCAAGGCCACGCCGGGCAGTTACCGCGTCTCCCTGGAAGGTGTGCCGGTCAGCGAAGGCGAACTGCCGATCAACTGCCTGCTGTTGCAGGACGATCCGGTGCATGTGCAACTGCTGGACATCGCCACCGTGCTCGCCGACTCGCCACTCAACGGTCGCAGCGCGCATTGGATCGAGCGCCAGCACGAAGAGACCTTGCGCAACGCCGGGATTGGTTTCCTGCTGCCCGATGAGGTGTTGCGCGGTTTGCTGGAACGTAGCTTGCGCCGCTATGCCGCCGACTTCCTCGGCATCCAGGAAACCCGTCTGTTGCTGGAGCGCACCGAAGCCACTTACGGCGAACTGGTGAAAGAAGCGTTGCGCCTGGTGCCGTTGCAGCGGGTTGCCGAAACCTTGCGCCTGCTGGTCGGTGAAGGCGTGTCGATCCGCAACCAGCGCGCCTTGCTTGAAGCCATGGTGGAGTGGGGCGCGCGCGAAACCGACGCCGGGCGCCTGGCCGAACACTTGCGTGCGGCATTGGCGCGGCAGATCAGCCATCACTACGCCGACCGCAATCGCGTGATCGGCGCGCTGGTGCTGGCGCCGGGGCTGGAAGACCAGCTGCGCGCGTCCCTGCGCCGCCAGGAGGCCCAGCGCGAATTGATCCCCGAAGACCTCAGTCGTGCCTTGCTCGCCCAACTGCGCCAGGCCTGCGACAGCACCCGTGAGGTGAACAGTGCGGTGTTGCTGGTGCACCCGGAGCTGCGCCGCAGCCTGCGCCGGCTGGTGCTGCGCGGCGAACTGGAACTGGCGGTGCTGTCGTTCCGCGAACTGGCCACCGAATACAACCTGCAAGCGTTGGTGACCATCAGCCTTACCGATATCTCGAACCGCCGTGCGCCTGCCACGGCCTCCGTCACTTCCCTGGCGTCTGCCTCATGA
- a CDS encoding tetratricopeptide repeat protein: protein MARDNHDAVQLLKGIGELYRRNGQSQRALVMLLIAVSVAPHDGVLLRSLVLAFTDSGDASRALSALDRLVALEGESASLLLLRARALWYGERKDDARQCFKRYLAARRAGA, encoded by the coding sequence ATGGCCCGCGATAACCACGACGCCGTGCAACTGCTCAAGGGCATTGGCGAGCTGTACCGGCGCAATGGCCAGTCGCAACGTGCGTTGGTGATGTTGCTGATTGCGGTCAGTGTCGCGCCCCATGACGGCGTGTTGCTGCGCTCGCTGGTGCTGGCGTTTACCGACAGCGGCGACGCTAGCCGAGCGCTGAGTGCGCTGGACCGCCTGGTGGCGCTCGAAGGCGAGTCTGCCAGCCTGTTGCTGCTGCGCGCTCGTGCGCTGTGGTACGGCGAGCGCAAGGACGACGCGCGTCAGTGTTTCAAACGCTACCTGGCCGCACGCAGGGCCGGCGCATGA
- a CDS encoding SctD/MshK family protein, with protein sequence MTALISMGPVAGMGAPTLTVTSGLHQGSSLVLDQPVYTLGADLAADLVLSDPAIAGLHLRLRFFEGGQVAIEALGGDVLFGANVCIPQGSGHRARLPLQLRIGTVGVRLAVPEGAEKPARARRTVAPWIVAIALLFLCAAALAFRNDSPPTRSAAIVEAPVVQTPSHAQAKAWLEQQLQAAHLDAIKVSSSNGQLSAVGSFEQSQKPQWLALQQAFDQRYGQQIVLNPRVTVRADAARPRVRFQAVWFGTNPYVINDSGKRLYPGAALADNWVLERIENNQVILARGEERFTFTL encoded by the coding sequence ATGACAGCCTTGATTTCCATGGGCCCGGTCGCCGGTATGGGTGCACCGACCCTGACGGTGACCAGCGGTTTGCACCAGGGCAGTTCCCTGGTGCTCGACCAGCCTGTCTACACCCTTGGCGCGGACCTCGCGGCCGACCTGGTACTTAGCGACCCCGCAATTGCCGGCCTGCACCTGCGCCTGCGTTTTTTTGAAGGCGGCCAGGTCGCGATTGAAGCGTTGGGTGGCGACGTGCTGTTCGGCGCGAATGTGTGCATTCCCCAGGGCAGCGGCCATCGCGCGCGCCTGCCTTTGCAGCTGCGTATCGGCACGGTAGGCGTGCGCTTGGCAGTGCCTGAAGGGGCGGAAAAACCTGCCCGTGCACGCCGTACAGTTGCGCCGTGGATTGTCGCAATCGCGCTGCTGTTTCTCTGCGCCGCAGCGCTGGCTTTTCGCAATGACTCGCCGCCGACGCGCTCGGCAGCCATCGTCGAGGCTCCGGTTGTGCAAACGCCGTCCCACGCGCAGGCCAAGGCCTGGCTGGAGCAGCAACTGCAAGCGGCGCATCTGGATGCGATAAAGGTCAGCAGCAGTAATGGTCAGCTCAGTGCCGTCGGCAGTTTCGAACAGTCACAAAAACCGCAATGGCTGGCGCTGCAACAAGCCTTCGACCAGCGTTATGGCCAGCAGATCGTGCTCAACCCCCGCGTCACCGTGCGTGCCGATGCCGCGCGGCCACGGGTGCGTTTCCAGGCCGTATGGTTCGGCACCAACCCCTATGTGATCAACGACAGCGGCAAACGCCTGTACCCCGGCGCAGCGCTCGCGGACAACTGGGTGCTGGAGCGCATCGAGAACAACCAAGTGATTCTCGCCCGTGGCGAGGAACGCTTTACCTTCACCTTATGA
- a CDS encoding type III effector HrpK domain-containing protein has product MTAIPSGLDPAESKGTDGPQKKFETALFTAVNQPAFEPSKIRGPSIPLPYQNVQAPANNSITYTPLGSDKPVTLKQSDNPRLYQTLVDQYNAQQSDANLEKNLAASKAAGYIEADASTVAPGLGNYKAIGSTTELGPGLIRYETSSGDRIVVSQKETPGLFAQVSGDSAKLFAINASQAEGYRLASPNETLDPAANVGPPEEVGPGLIRYNTASGDKVIVSQDITPALYDQMAKLYAGTTGAAGAADTSWIDNSSFGVSGARDWDTLTGNTSGTPTKEELDLNRPRAAAQLLSQNWDAWGLHGAPIDFANPPTTLPPEAQAVLKYVASSPNLMAALDSGGRGKADNVITHADVDHFISNTKSDIGAASKAYGTFMGSHPGDLAKANAKSAAIVMANESLVASSGTAMRPGDQQRSNDGMIRPDNLEALGSDSALSNELTGAAAMWSKPGMFHALETGGDNPATGKSDAVGTRDNIGAWLEKQAPKTDSDTLTFLDSAATRDAVAGVDTSTLTADILANPQNYTGAQKAAVLVQLSDAQTRLLVSDYVPNAGLMDKYTSPHYGLNPNEDKIKAQLQSGIETLSADPDVQAFLQNNRGPALSDIVGSDPTLKVAMQNYFADGIESGKNLNDNLNAKDQNGKQIDMGIGLQNAANDATIANLALGGNGHVDLTKVAANAGQSDAIQSYYKNELVTGKAFTDAVAAGMDPTVAASSFAASTASAQAFLGDKATADEAATLQVNFNENLSDALLGGATTDTLNVTLGDGNGNFDEAKVTAAINDAQQKDPQMFVTSDGGKIDPAQVVSMLRSVWDIGRQGNKIADALPKAIEGMKFGDVSPAFKQGLLHIGSAVLMSGVLMARSASGSTTPVADANRVSAGLQFAGLLLEGGTKYAKEAGYGITWVNRPDGGTLGDFPGKVPVGKGPLSPQQIANIGAAGKVIGSAGGIIGGVIGIIGGVDSLKKGDYLTGSFSVATGVLGTGAAVAGLVEAGAGLYGATEIGAVAGTLSGILGGATAILGGIGSAFLPFALADAHGKAQDAFYGQLAPVLQQYGLTGGPTMEGDYPADPIPAINT; this is encoded by the coding sequence ATGACTGCGATTCCGAGTGGCCTTGATCCGGCCGAAAGCAAGGGCACGGACGGCCCCCAGAAAAAATTCGAAACCGCGCTGTTCACGGCCGTCAACCAACCTGCCTTCGAACCCTCCAAAATCCGTGGCCCGTCGATTCCCCTGCCCTATCAGAATGTGCAGGCACCGGCGAACAACAGCATCACCTACACACCGCTGGGCAGCGACAAGCCGGTCACCCTCAAGCAAAGCGATAACCCGCGTCTCTACCAGACGCTGGTTGACCAGTACAACGCCCAGCAGAGCGATGCGAACCTGGAAAAGAACCTCGCCGCGAGCAAAGCGGCCGGCTACATCGAGGCCGACGCCAGCACCGTGGCGCCAGGCCTGGGCAACTACAAGGCGATCGGCAGCACGACGGAACTGGGCCCCGGGCTGATCCGCTACGAAACCTCTTCCGGCGACAGAATTGTGGTCAGCCAGAAAGAAACCCCGGGGCTGTTCGCCCAGGTCAGCGGCGACTCGGCCAAGCTGTTTGCAATCAATGCCAGCCAGGCTGAAGGCTACCGTTTGGCCAGCCCCAACGAGACCCTGGACCCGGCCGCCAACGTCGGCCCTCCCGAAGAAGTCGGGCCCGGCCTGATTCGCTATAACACCGCCTCCGGCGACAAGGTGATCGTGTCCCAGGACATTACTCCCGCGCTCTATGACCAAATGGCCAAGTTGTACGCCGGGACCACCGGCGCGGCGGGTGCTGCAGACACCTCGTGGATCGACAACTCGTCGTTCGGTGTGTCCGGCGCCAGGGACTGGGACACCCTCACCGGCAACACCAGCGGCACGCCCACCAAAGAAGAACTGGACCTGAACCGCCCCCGCGCCGCCGCGCAATTGCTCTCGCAGAATTGGGACGCGTGGGGCCTGCACGGTGCGCCCATCGACTTCGCCAACCCGCCCACCACCTTGCCACCCGAAGCCCAGGCGGTACTCAAGTACGTAGCCAGCAGCCCAAACCTGATGGCGGCGCTGGACAGCGGCGGTCGCGGTAAAGCCGACAATGTCATCACCCACGCCGACGTCGACCACTTCATCAGCAACACCAAGAGCGACATCGGTGCCGCGTCGAAAGCCTATGGCACATTCATGGGCAGCCATCCAGGCGACCTGGCCAAAGCCAACGCCAAGTCCGCCGCCATCGTGATGGCTAACGAAAGCCTGGTGGCCAGCTCCGGCACCGCCATGCGCCCGGGCGATCAACAGCGCAGCAACGACGGCATGATTCGCCCCGACAACCTCGAGGCACTGGGCAGCGATTCGGCCCTGAGCAACGAGCTGACGGGTGCCGCCGCCATGTGGTCGAAACCCGGCATGTTCCACGCCCTCGAAACCGGCGGCGACAACCCGGCCACCGGCAAATCCGACGCCGTTGGCACCCGCGACAATATCGGTGCCTGGCTGGAAAAACAGGCGCCGAAAACCGACAGCGACACCCTGACCTTCCTTGACAGCGCCGCCACCCGCGATGCCGTCGCCGGTGTGGACACCTCCACGCTGACCGCCGACATCCTGGCCAACCCGCAAAACTACACGGGCGCACAGAAAGCCGCGGTGCTGGTGCAACTGAGCGATGCGCAGACGCGCCTGTTGGTCAGCGACTATGTGCCCAACGCAGGCTTGATGGACAAGTACACCTCGCCTCACTACGGCCTGAACCCCAACGAAGACAAGATCAAGGCGCAGTTGCAAAGCGGCATTGAGACCCTGTCGGCGGACCCGGACGTCCAGGCGTTCCTGCAGAACAACCGTGGCCCTGCGCTGAGCGATATCGTCGGCAGCGATCCGACCCTGAAAGTCGCCATGCAAAATTACTTTGCCGATGGCATTGAGTCAGGCAAAAACCTCAACGATAACCTCAACGCCAAGGACCAGAACGGCAAGCAGATCGACATGGGCATTGGCCTGCAAAACGCTGCCAACGACGCGACCATCGCCAACCTGGCGCTGGGCGGCAATGGCCATGTCGACTTGACCAAAGTCGCCGCCAACGCCGGGCAAAGCGACGCGATCCAAAGCTACTACAAGAACGAACTGGTGACCGGCAAAGCCTTCACCGACGCCGTGGCCGCCGGCATGGACCCGACCGTCGCAGCCAGCAGTTTCGCCGCAAGCACCGCGTCGGCCCAGGCGTTCCTCGGTGACAAGGCGACGGCGGATGAGGCGGCGACCTTGCAGGTCAACTTCAACGAAAACCTCAGCGATGCGCTGCTCGGTGGTGCCACCACCGATACGCTTAACGTCACGCTCGGCGATGGCAACGGCAACTTTGACGAAGCCAAAGTCACCGCCGCGATCAACGATGCCCAGCAAAAAGATCCGCAGATGTTCGTGACCTCCGACGGCGGCAAGATTGACCCGGCGCAAGTGGTCTCGATGCTGCGTTCGGTATGGGACATCGGCCGCCAGGGCAACAAGATCGCCGACGCCTTGCCGAAAGCCATCGAAGGCATGAAGTTCGGCGATGTCAGCCCGGCATTCAAACAGGGCCTGCTGCACATCGGCAGTGCGGTGTTGATGAGCGGCGTGCTGATGGCGCGTTCGGCCAGCGGCAGCACCACCCCGGTGGCGGATGCCAACCGCGTGTCGGCCGGCTTGCAATTTGCCGGGCTGTTGCTCGAAGGCGGTACCAAATACGCCAAGGAAGCCGGCTATGGCATCACGTGGGTCAACCGCCCGGACGGTGGCACCCTCGGCGATTTCCCCGGCAAGGTGCCGGTGGGCAAGGGCCCGCTGTCACCGCAGCAGATCGCCAATATCGGCGCGGCGGGCAAGGTCATCGGGTCGGCGGGCGGCATCATCGGCGGCGTAATCGGGATTATCGGCGGTGTCGACTCGCTGAAAAAAGGTGATTACCTCACCGGCAGTTTTTCGGTCGCCACCGGTGTACTCGGCACGGGCGCAGCCGTGGCGGGCCTGGTGGAAGCCGGTGCCGGTTTGTATGGCGCCACGGAAATCGGCGCGGTGGCGGGCACCCTGAGCGGCATTCTCGGCGGCGCCACGGCGATTCTCGGCGGTATCGGAAGTGCGTTTTTGCCGTTCGCGCTGGCCGATGCCCACGGCAAGGCGCAAGACGCATTTTACGGGCAGCTGGCCCCGGTGCTGCAGCAATACGGCTTGACCGGCGGCCCGACCATGGAGGGCGATTACCCGGCAGACCCGATCCCTGCCATCAACACCTGA
- a CDS encoding winged helix-turn-helix domain-containing protein, giving the protein MTYSTRSHLTDDASFEIHFGSFQLLPQRHLLLKHGQPVALGSRALTLLIALASRPGELLEKNRLLGIAWPKTVVEECNLRTQIKTLRRALGDDESVYIATAPGQGYRFVAPTWVQRAHVDVAKEPVVLGVYGCRHCRGAGMMPQFAQISLQNS; this is encoded by the coding sequence ATGACGTATTCGACTCGCAGCCACCTCACCGATGACGCCTCGTTCGAGATCCACTTCGGCTCGTTCCAACTGCTGCCCCAACGTCATCTGCTGCTCAAGCACGGGCAACCCGTGGCGCTGGGCAGCCGCGCCCTGACCCTGCTGATCGCCCTCGCCTCACGGCCTGGGGAACTGCTGGAAAAAAACCGATTGCTCGGTATCGCCTGGCCGAAAACGGTGGTGGAGGAATGCAACCTGCGCACACAGATCAAGACCCTGCGCCGCGCACTCGGCGACGACGAGTCTGTCTACATCGCCACGGCGCCCGGCCAGGGTTACCGCTTTGTCGCCCCCACCTGGGTCCAACGTGCGCACGTCGACGTGGCGAAGGAGCCTGTCGTACTCGGGGTCTATGGCTGCCGACACTGCCGAGGTGCCGGGATGATGCCGCAGTTTGCTCAGATAAGCCTGCAGAACAGCTGA
- a CDS encoding Dyp-type peroxidase, whose protein sequence is MSQYQPGILAAPVPLQARHLFFAVDSLQAVPAALDALVQLTDSAAVVGVGEPLVTALGTRVEGLRAFPAVSGPGAHNPSTQQALWVWLHGVDRGELLLRSRTFEKALAPAFRLVQMTEGFRYKTGFDLTDYEDGTENPHDDAAVEAAMTDSGASFAAIQQWQHDLDGFAALPAQERDHIIGRRHGDNEELDDAPASAHTKRTAQESFTPEAFVVRRSMPWAENGQAGLMFLAFGHSFEAFEAQLRRMSGLEDGIVDGLYRISTPLTGGYYWCPPLKDGHLDLSALAVTAQS, encoded by the coding sequence ATGAGTCAGTACCAGCCGGGCATTCTTGCCGCACCGGTGCCATTGCAGGCACGCCATCTGTTTTTTGCCGTGGATTCCCTGCAGGCGGTGCCTGCTGCGTTGGACGCGCTGGTGCAGTTGACGGATTCGGCCGCGGTGGTCGGTGTCGGTGAGCCGCTGGTAACCGCTCTGGGCACTCGGGTTGAAGGGTTGCGCGCCTTTCCCGCCGTCAGCGGCCCGGGTGCGCATAACCCGTCCACTCAGCAGGCACTGTGGGTGTGGCTGCATGGCGTGGATCGCGGTGAGCTGCTGTTGCGCAGCCGCACCTTTGAAAAAGCCCTGGCCCCGGCGTTTCGCCTGGTCCAGATGACCGAGGGCTTCCGCTACAAGACCGGTTTCGATTTGACCGATTACGAAGACGGCACCGAAAACCCCCACGACGACGCCGCCGTTGAGGCCGCCATGACCGACAGCGGCGCCAGCTTCGCCGCCATCCAGCAATGGCAGCACGACCTTGATGGTTTCGCCGCCTTGCCGGCCCAGGAGCGTGACCACATCATCGGCCGCCGCCATGGCGATAACGAAGAGCTGGACGACGCCCCCGCATCCGCCCACACCAAGCGTACCGCCCAGGAGAGCTTCACCCCGGAAGCCTTCGTGGTCCGCCGCTCGATGCCGTGGGCCGAGAACGGCCAGGCGGGGCTGATGTTCCTTGCGTTTGGCCATTCCTTTGAGGCGTTTGAAGCGCAACTGCGGCGCATGAGTGGGTTGGAGGATGGGATTGTGGATGGTTTGTATCGCATTAGTACGCCGTTGACCGGTGGTTACTACTGGTGCCCGCCACTCAAGGACGGGCATCTGGACCTGAGTGCACTCGCGGTTACAGCGCAAAGCTAA